A stretch of the Flavobacterium sp. 5 genome encodes the following:
- a CDS encoding DUF2141 domain-containing protein codes for MLKITTAIAFFICSLMSAQNVNLTVSVSGLKNDTGTLKVSLYNSDGTFLKSTYKSIASEIKNNKATVTFVGIPKGEYGISAYQDENSNGKLDKNMMGIPSEDYACSNNAKGFMGPPRYTDAKFDINKDLKVDVVFNN; via the coding sequence ATGTTAAAAATCACTACCGCAATCGCTTTTTTTATCTGCAGCTTAATGTCTGCACAAAATGTAAATCTAACTGTTTCTGTTTCAGGTTTAAAAAACGATACAGGAACTTTAAAAGTGAGTTTGTACAACTCAGATGGAACATTCCTTAAATCGACTTATAAAAGTATTGCTTCCGAAATTAAAAATAATAAGGCTACAGTTACTTTTGTTGGTATTCCAAAAGGAGAATATGGGATTTCGGCCTATCAAGATGAAAATAGTAATGGAAAACTTGATAAAAATATGATGGGAATCCCTTCTGAAGATTATGCCTGTTCAAATAATGCTAAAGGATTTATGGGGCCTCCTAGATATACAGATGCTAAATTTGACATTAATAAAGACTTGAAAGTTGACGTTGTATTCAATAACTAA
- a CDS encoding 2TM domain-containing protein: MKDYRNTFGNLKSGTIMCFKISMVFTIIFSVCLGPNLTVKNVLLTFCLSCLYSFGLGFGNGFLNVLLDRKWDWLEQTNLRVYYGILVTVLYTVPAVLGIDYVIFVIVQDLPLGNFFSERMIWVHLFYIILSLGVSTFMQARSFMVQWKQASKSEVTQQRIIAGTANAKFETLKNQIDPHFLFNSLNVLSSLIEENPDNAQRFTTSLSKIYRYVLEQKDKELVSVEDELSFAKTYMNLLKMRFENSLFYELPATNGIPDAKVVPLSLQLLLENTVKHNVVSEQRPLHIRIFVDGDYLAIQNNFQKKEVIQSRQGVGLQNIVDRYGIITNRKVLIEENEQSFTVKIPILTKQISVMETSTDYSDENKAYFRAKKRVEELKGFYGNVISYCCVIPFLVFINVTYSPNFEWFWFSALGWGFGIVMHAFKVFGYSTDWEERKIKEFMEKGNNKQSWK, translated from the coding sequence ATGAAAGACTATAGAAATACATTCGGAAATTTGAAAAGCGGAACGATAATGTGTTTCAAGATTTCTATGGTTTTTACAATAATATTTTCTGTTTGTTTAGGACCCAATTTAACTGTAAAAAATGTATTACTTACGTTCTGTTTAAGTTGCTTGTATTCTTTCGGTCTTGGTTTCGGGAATGGTTTTCTTAATGTTCTTTTAGATAGAAAATGGGATTGGCTCGAGCAAACAAATCTAAGAGTATATTATGGAATTTTGGTTACTGTTTTGTACACTGTTCCAGCTGTCTTAGGAATTGATTATGTCATTTTTGTGATAGTTCAGGATCTGCCTTTAGGTAATTTTTTTAGCGAAAGAATGATTTGGGTACACCTTTTTTACATCATTTTATCATTAGGAGTCTCTACTTTTATGCAAGCCAGAAGCTTTATGGTACAGTGGAAACAAGCTTCGAAATCTGAAGTGACTCAGCAAAGAATTATTGCAGGAACCGCCAATGCAAAGTTTGAAACTTTAAAGAATCAGATTGATCCGCATTTTTTGTTTAATAGCTTAAATGTATTAAGTTCTTTGATTGAAGAAAATCCGGATAATGCACAACGTTTTACCACTTCTTTGTCAAAAATCTATCGCTACGTTTTAGAACAAAAAGACAAAGAATTAGTTTCTGTTGAAGATGAATTGTCGTTTGCAAAAACGTATATGAATTTGTTGAAAATGCGTTTTGAAAACAGTCTGTTTTACGAATTGCCAGCGACAAATGGCATTCCGGATGCAAAAGTGGTTCCGTTATCATTACAGCTTTTGCTTGAAAATACAGTAAAACACAATGTTGTAAGTGAACAAAGACCATTGCATATTCGAATATTTGTTGATGGCGATTATCTGGCAATCCAAAATAATTTTCAAAAAAAGGAAGTCATACAAAGTAGGCAAGGAGTTGGTCTTCAAAATATTGTGGATCGTTATGGAATCATTACTAATAGAAAAGTTCTAATTGAAGAAAATGAGCAAAGTTTCACTGTTAAAATTCCAATTTTAACTAAACAAATTTCAGTTATGGAAACAAGTACAGATTACAGCGATGAAAATAAAGCGTATTTCAGAGCTAAAAAAAGAGTAGAAGAATTAAAAGGATTTTATGGAAATGTAATTTCATATTGTTGTGTGATTCCTTTTTTAGTTTTTATAAATGTGACATATTCACCTAATTTTGAGTGGTTTTGGTTTTCGGCTTTAGGTTGGGGATTTGGAATTGTAATGCATGCTTTTAAAGTTTTTGGATATAGTACCGATTGGGAAGAAAGAAAAATCAAAGAGTTTATGGAAAAGGGTAACAATAAACAATCCTGGAAATAA
- a CDS encoding 2TM domain-containing protein — protein MEKNYTEAERYYQAHKKVEEIKKFYQHLTVYLLCNPIVIVVNLMTSPGFLYFWWCLLGWGIPVVLHGLKAFNCSPLFNKEWEERKIKEILEKENNQKRWE, from the coding sequence ATGGAGAAAAATTATACGGAAGCGGAACGTTATTATCAAGCTCACAAGAAAGTGGAAGAAATAAAGAAATTTTACCAACATTTGACTGTGTATCTTCTTTGTAATCCAATTGTAATAGTTGTAAATCTTATGACTTCACCAGGGTTTTTGTATTTTTGGTGGTGTTTGTTAGGTTGGGGAATTCCAGTTGTTTTACATGGATTGAAGGCATTTAATTGTTCTCCTCTTTTTAATAAAGAATGGGAAGAACGAAAAATTAAAGAGATTCTGGAAAAAGAAAATAACCAAAAAAGATGGGAGTAA
- a CDS encoding 2TM domain-containing protein, whose amino-acid sequence MEIKYNEEDKYYLAKKKVENIKGFYGNLAAFIVVNIVLLVINLWTSPDRLWFYWPLMWWGLGVLFHGLKVFEVLPTLGKDWEERKIKELMEKEKENKNKWQ is encoded by the coding sequence ATGGAAATTAAGTATAACGAAGAGGATAAATATTATTTAGCAAAAAAGAAAGTAGAAAATATTAAAGGTTTTTATGGAAATCTCGCAGCTTTTATTGTTGTAAATATTGTTTTGCTTGTAATTAATTTATGGACATCACCAGATCGTTTATGGTTTTATTGGCCATTAATGTGGTGGGGATTGGGAGTTCTTTTTCATGGATTGAAAGTTTTTGAAGTATTACCAACTTTAGGGAAAGATTGGGAAGAACGAAAAATCAAAGAATTGATGGAAAAAGAGAAAGAGAATAAAAACAAATGGCAATAA
- a CDS encoding 2TM domain-containing protein — protein sequence MGRFTRRMFEEDSREFSTDENYNIAYKKVKRIKGFYSHLKVYFIVNAIILISSFNRDYIGNSGFWNWHTFSTAIFWGIALIAHGATVFGTDLFFNDDWEQKKIQNYMEKEKANTNKWE from the coding sequence ATGGGACGATTTACAAGACGAATGTTCGAAGAGGATTCACGAGAATTTAGCACAGATGAAAACTATAATATAGCGTACAAAAAGGTAAAAAGAATAAAAGGATTCTATTCACATTTAAAAGTATATTTTATTGTAAATGCAATTATTCTTATTTCCAGTTTTAATAGAGATTATATTGGGAACTCTGGGTTTTGGAATTGGCATACTTTTTCAACCGCAATATTTTGGGGAATAGCTTTAATTGCACATGGGGCAACTGTTTTTGGGACTGATTTGTTTTTTAATGATGATTGGGAACAAAAGAAAATCCAAAATTATATGGAGAAAGAGAAAGCGAACACAAATAAATGGGAGTAG